TTAGACACCAAAGCAGCAGAAGGAATTGGGTACAATACAGTGTAGGCTTCTTTCACAGAGGTACCGAGCCCGGTAGTGAATTTACCAAAACGGATCTCGGTAGTTCTTTTACCACCTTCCCAATAAAGCTCTCTTCCGATCTCGTCGAACAGATTAGCCTCTGTTAACGAAGCGAGTGCAGTGGCACCACGCATTGTTCTCAGCGCATTGATCTGTGTTAACGCCGCTGCTGCATTTCCCCCTCTCAGTAGCGCCTCAGCTTTCATCAAGTAAGCCTCTGCATAGCGCATTAACAGGTATTTACCTGAGTTTGCAGGGTGATATTTGATAACCCGGATCCCTTTATCCGTTGCAGCACCGGACAAAGGCACATCTTTGGTAAACTGTAATGGCTTCTGGGTACGACTATCAATGATTACCGCACCTTTGTCGTCATATTGCTGCCCGATCAGGAAACCTGTACCGATACCAGAGAACTGTGAACCATCTCTTTTTCCAGGCGCACCGATACGGGAGTCTTTTGCTTCAAAAGTATCGTAGAAGTCCGCCAGGGTTGCAAATCCATTCCAGCCCGATGGGTTTTGACCATAGTGCAGGGTCATGAACCAGCGGTTTTGAGCTGTTCCTTCCTGCACATTGAAAATAGGCTCTGTTTTTGCGCTTGCAGAAAATGCTGCGAAATAATCTTTCTCTAACGCATATCCATCAGCTGTAATGGCATCAACATAAGCCACTACCTTATCCATATCAGCCTTGTCGAATGTATATGGACCTTCCGGAGCGGCGCTTTTATACACTGCTTTATTCAAGACCATTTTGGCAAGAAGGAAATTCGCTGCCGCTTTTGAAGCCGTACCATTCGTTACGCTCGGTCCTTTTTTCGGAAGGTTCGGAAGTGCTTCTTCCAGGTCTTTCATGATGTAGTCGTATGCCTCTGAGCGAGTCAGTACTTTGGGAAGGTCATTCACACCTTGTGTTACTTCACGGAAAGGAACAACGCCCCAGTAGTCCATTACCCAGTACATATTATATGCTCTCAAAAACTGAGCTTCTGCTTTTTGTACTGCAGTAGGATTAGAAGCGATGATCTCGGTAGCCTTATAAGCTCTCTGGTTCAATGCATTCCATGCGCTTAGGATATAGGAGTGGGAAGCGTCCCAGGTATGCTGGTCCAATGTACGCCACACACCATTATCACCCCAGTCCACACCACGCGTTGGCGGGATCATTTCAGCTGTCGTGTGCTCGCCGAGGGCGTAAATCCCTGCCTGGTCGGAGTAAGTGGACAAGTCTTTGTAAGCTGAAGCAAGTGCTTCGGAAACGTTGACCGGCGCAAATTTGCCATCAGCCGATTTGTTCACCACCGAATCTTTCTCTTCGGTGACAAGGTCTGTGCAAGCTGAAAAAACAGCAATGCTCATCCCCGCAACGATTATCTTGTATATTTTACTGGTTTTCATCTTCTTAACAATTTGAAATTAGAATGAGACATTTATACCTGCCGTCCATGTTCTTGCTCTCGGGTACGCTGTATAGTCAATACCAAATGATGGGATATCATTAAGCGACTTGTTCGTGCTAACCTCAGGATCTTGTCCATCGTATTTTGTAATCGTAAACAAATTCTGTCCTGTAACGAAGATTCTTGCGTTATTAAGGATCTTGTTGCTTTTCATCGGGATACGATAGCCCAGGGTAAAGTTCTGCATTCTGATGAAATCTCCTTTCTGCAGGAAGCGGGTTGATACGTCAGGAGCATTCAATGCACCTTCGCCGTTGCCGATCACGTCCTTTGTAACATTACGTCCGTTAGAAAATGATCCTTGTGTAAAGAATGCATTAGCCGTATTGGAATAAAGGTAATTACCGAATACACCGTTGAAGAAAATGCTCAGATCAAAATTACCATATTTTAGATTATTCGTCAAACCGGCATTAACTTTTGGCAGCGGGCTTTTTCCTCCCAGGAATTGCTGAAAGTCTCCATTGGGATAAATAGAGTTTCCATTTTCATCAAATCCGCCGAACTCACGCAGGAAGTAAGCGAATAATGGTTGTCCTTCTGCCAAACGTTGTGCAAATGCACCAGATAAGCCCTGTCCGTTGATCTCACCGGTATCATATGTACCGATCAGGTTTTTAACAAGGTTTTTGTTGTATGACGCGTTAAACAGCACTTCCCACGAAAACTTCTTACCGTCCACCACAACAGCATTCAGAGCCAACTCTATACCACGGTTCTGAATATCCGTATCCAAATTACGATATACAAACGGGTTCGGGGCAGGCTGAGCTGCTACCACTTTGAACAGCAGATCTTTTGTACTTTTGTTGTAA
The genomic region above belongs to Dyadobacter pollutisoli and contains:
- a CDS encoding RagB/SusD family nutrient uptake outer membrane protein; translation: MKTSKIYKIIVAGMSIAVFSACTDLVTEEKDSVVNKSADGKFAPVNVSEALASAYKDLSTYSDQAGIYALGEHTTAEMIPPTRGVDWGDNGVWRTLDQHTWDASHSYILSAWNALNQRAYKATEIIASNPTAVQKAEAQFLRAYNMYWVMDYWGVVPFREVTQGVNDLPKVLTRSEAYDYIMKDLEEALPNLPKKGPSVTNGTASKAAANFLLAKMVLNKAVYKSAAPEGPYTFDKADMDKVVAYVDAITADGYALEKDYFAAFSASAKTEPIFNVQEGTAQNRWFMTLHYGQNPSGWNGFATLADFYDTFEAKDSRIGAPGKRDGSQFSGIGTGFLIGQQYDDKGAVIIDSRTQKPLQFTKDVPLSGAATDKGIRVIKYHPANSGKYLLMRYAEAYLMKAEALLRGGNAAAALTQINALRTMRGATALASLTEANLFDEIGRELYWEGGKRTTEIRFGKFTTGLGTSVKEAYTVLYPIPSAALVSNANLVQNKGY